The stretch of DNA TAATTTTACCACAGGTTATTTGATCATCCAATAGTTTGCCGCCGGCGGGAAATGGTAACTACAATAAATAATGCGGCCACCATGACCAGGGCGGTAAGCGGTAACGTCATGGCGGGGTTTAAATCATGCGTAAAGTTAAACAGCCGGGATAATAATCCTCCGCCCACAAAGGCTAGTACGGTAATCATCAGCCAGATCACCGTTCCCTCCCGCCAGCCCCGTTCCTTGAATATAACCAGTGTGGAGGCTATGCATGGTACAAACATGGTTAGGGTAACCAAAGCCACAAACGTTTGAAGGGGGTCCATGGTTATTTCCATTATTCCGGCGGTACCAAAGTCACGGCGAATAAAACCCATAATAAAGGCACTGGCAGTTTCATTGGGCAAATATAGCCAACCCATTGTCAGCGGCTCCATTAGTTTTTGAATTTTATCAATCAAACCTGTTATACTCAATAAGCTCAGCAGGAATGCACCCCCCAGGAAAACAGGAAACGCTTCTTTAATAAAACTAACTGTTCTGGTCCAGGATTTAAGTAGTACATTATCAATCCTGGGGACACGCATGGGAGGCAGGTCCAACAACAGCGGCACACTACCTCCAGGCATAAACCTGTTTAGTACTGTACCCACTCCGGCCATCAGGCTAAAGATAATCAGCCCGTATAATAACATGTACCCTGGGCCTAAAGAACCCAATATTGCCGCTACAAAAGCCAGTTGGGCTGAACAGGGCACCGTAAGGGCCAGCAAAAAAGTAGCGATGCGCCTTTCCCGCTCGCTAGTCAGCAACCGGGTGGTAATCAGCGCCATTGTTACACAACCAAAACCCAGCACCATTGGAACGACTGCTTGTCCATTTAGTCCCAGGCAGCCCATTACTCGATCCATTAAAATGGCTATCCGGGACATATAACCGGAATCCTCCAATGTTGATAATACCAGATAAAAACCCAACACGAGGGGAAATAGCAATCCCAGCACATAGGTAATGGCCATAGTTAGCAATCCGAATTGACCGGCTAGCATCACCCCCAACGGAGATTGCAAGTCTATGACCCGTACCAGCAGTGAGCGTATCCAGGGCTCATAATAGCCGTTCATAAAAACACCCTCGGTATATCCAACCACTGTCTGGGCAAAAAACACCCCCACCAATTCATAAAACAGCCACAGGGCCAGCAACAGCGCCGGTATGCCGGTGGCCGGGCGGATCAACCAGTGACCCAGCCGGGTGGCAAATGCCACATCAGCAGTCTTTTCCCGCAGAGCGGTTGAGGTAATATCGTTGGCCCTGCGGCGCCGGTCGGCATAAATATTTCCCTTTTCCCCGCCGGGTGCCATATTATTACGGGCAGCTACTTCCGGGTCCCCCTCCAGCACCATCAGCGCTTCGCCCCGGGGTAAACCGGAATACTGCGGCAGCAGTTTTTTCACCAGGTGGGACTCTTGCCCGGGCCGGGCGTGGGACATCCGTTCCTTGAGCAAATCTATGCCTTCACCTGTGGTGGCCACCGTTGGTATAACAGGTACACCCAACCGGTCCTCCAGGACTGCAGGGTTCAATTCCAGTCCGCGTGACAGCAACTCGTCAGCCATATTCAATACCACCAGCATTGGTACCCCCATATCAGCAATCTGACATGTAAGAAAAAGATCGCGGTCAATATGTACCGCATCCACTACATTGATCACCATATCCGCGGTTAACACGGCATCCCTCACCAGCGATTCCTCGGGGGTATTGTAAGAAAGCCCGTATACCCCGGGAGTATCCACTAAAAAATCTTGCCCCCACTTGCTACAGCAAAATTCCATAGTTGTGCCGGGAAAATTGGATACATCAACATATTGACCGGTTAACCGGTGAAATAGAACTGACTTGCCGGAATTGGGGTTACCCACCAATACTATTTTTCTTTGTCCTGGTCCAAAATCATTATTTATTTTATTACTCACTTTTGTTTACCATCCTTGGCATATAGTTATAAATTTCACGGAACAGCCCTTCATGCACATAAAAATCTATCTCCAAGGCTATCTAAAAGTCTTAAATTTATAGTTGGTCGACAATAAAAAAGCCCGGTATACCCGGGGCGTTTTTTATTAAATGATATTTAACAAGGTTCACCAGAAAGTTTGGAATTCACCGACCTGGCCTCCCCGACCCGGGCCAATAACTCAACATTGATACTCCGTGCCAGGTTTCGGCCAATGGCTATTTCCTGCCTGTGCTTGCCCAGCACTACCGGACCGGCGGGTATTACCTCAGCGCAGGTTAAAACTGCCCCCTCATTGATGCCCATGCGCAAAGCGTTTTCCTTGATCCCGGCGCTGCCAATAGACACAATTTTTATCATGTCGCCTCGCCTTACTTTATCCAGGGTCATCATAAACATCCTCCAGTCATTGATAAAGAAAACCGTTCTCATTTATATTATATTTTCAAGGGACAGCCTGGTCAATAATTAATCCAAAAAGTTAATAAAAAAACTCGATCTGGTAAAAATATTATCTAGCATAGCAACACTGGTCAGAAAATGGCTAAATAACAATGTAAAAATAAACAAAGGAGGAAATTGGAATGGCAAATATCGATACCAAGGGAATGGAAGCAGCAAGTCTAAGCGAAGAACAACTAAATCGCTTGGTCAGCGCGGAAAAAGAATTGAATAACGCCAAAGGCGAGCAGGAAATTTACCTGCTGGCAGTATCCCGCCACCCAGGGCAGTAATAGATAATAAAATAAAACTCAATCATGAATATCTAATAGGAATAATCTACAACAGTTAGCACTAATGAGGCACATTGTGATTGAACACCCAGTATCATCAGTAGGTTGCGATTAAAAGACTACGGATCTTAGCTTCTTTATAAGATATCAAGCTACGTTATATAATTAAGGGGGATCGCTTTAAAATGCGTTCCCCCTTAATTAACAATTGGCACAATTAATTATCTCTTTTTATACTCAAGCAGAAATTTGTTTATTTTAATTTTCAGGCATTATTAATGCCGCCTCAGGCATAACTATTGCTTGATAATTATCGCCGTATTTGTGAATAACCTGCATTAACGCATCATTAAAATCCACAGCTGGTGTCATGAAAAATTTACGTACCAAGTGCCCGGGCATCGAAGAAATTAATATTACAGAAATTCTTTCGACCAGCTCAGCCAAAAGGTGGGCCTTATGGCCGCCCAATACAAATCCTTTTTTCAGCCGGTCAGTCATATCCCGGGGGGTTTTAGCATCGTTGGCCCAGTTTTCCAGCACCCTGTGGCCGACCCCCTGGGGGCACTCAGCACAAATCACCAGTGTTCCACCGCTGGAAATCAGTTTGGACGCATTACGCATCGATTTAATGGACTGATATAAATTAATGTCCCGGGGATGCCCACCAGCACTTGCCAGGCCAATCTTCGACAGCTTTTCACCACCCACCTTCACTGCCTTCCGACATAGCTCAACTCCTGCCATCCAGGCCTTTTCGGGATCGCCCGCCACTACGTGCACTGGTCTTTGTTCGCTATCCGCCACAACATTGATAATAAAATCCGGCCGCACAGCTTTCAATGCCTCCATCATAATACGATGCACCGGGTTGCCATCCAGTTTTCCAGCACCAATCCCCCCGGCAGAAAGCAGGGCATGATTAGCTGTCACGGCCTCAATTCCCGCCACCCCCGGCAAAATTGATTTACGCCCCCCTGAAAAACCTGCCAACTCGTGGGGCGCTACCAGCCCGGTCAAAATAACTAAATCCGCCCCGGCAACCAGGGGGTTAACTTCAAGCATGCACCCGTTGCTAAGCATACCCAGACGAGCAAGCTTGCCCCGGCAGTCGTGATTGATGACTTTGTATCCTTGCACCGCTGCCCCCAGGGAATCGTTATGTTCATCATTTGTATTGCTCCGGTGCGCACCAGTAGCCACAAGAAAGGTAACAGTGCTTTGATCAACCCCGGCTTCTGTCAAATCCTTCAGTAAAGGCGGCAGAAGATAATGGTATGGAGTGGGTCGAGTATGATCGTTTACCACTATCACCACCCTCTCCGGGCGTTTGTTTTTTATCACTCCGGCCAGTCCCGGCGAAGCTATGGGATTTCGCAAAGCCGCTTCTATTAATGACCCGGGATCGCTAACCAGGGGAAAACAGGGTTTAACAACGGCTCGCACATGATCATCAGGCAGCTCCAGGCAAAGATCACCACGCCCGTATTTCATATTAAATTTCATTAAATCTCCCCATCTTTGTAGGCAAAGAAATTCGCCAATGGTGCAACTAATAATTTAACCACAAGCTGAACACGGTTATATTTACCTTAATAAGAACATGGATTATGCTGGCTACTGGCTATTTTCATTCTCAGTTTCGCCGCGATGCGGCATAGAGATTTAATAATAAGAAACCCGTTTGGTAACTAAAATAGTTTAGCCAAACGGGGTCTATGATATGCAATTTATTTGCACTTTAAAGTTTTAATATTTCACTTAAATCCTGATTTTAATTAAAACTTGCATCTTGACCTATAATCCCTGTCCAACCTTTCAACTTTCAACACCCGGTACCAGTTTCAAATCAACCGGCAAGCCATAATATAAAAAACAAAAGCAGTGAGCAGGCTGTAAAGAATAAAAATATTAATAAAAATATAGGGTCAACAGCCAGCTTACCAATAACTATCTTTTTAGGCCCATTTTCCCTATCCTGTCCCTTTTCGTTGGACAAAGCCATCATCCTTCCCACCGTGGATATTCAATCGTGGTTTTGTCACCGGCATACGGTACTATACAAATTGGCGGCGCATTCTGGCCAGCGCTATCTTTAGCTGCTCAGGGCTCTCTATATTTGAAAGTAACTTTTCCACATATAAATACCTGTTTTGGTCCTGCATATCATTCATAGTTGCATAAATACCGGCCCGCCTGCCCAGCTGAAAATTGGCTTTTTCCTTCAGGGTCATGTTCAGGTAGCGATCAATAATGCCTAGCATCTTGTCACGGTCAGCGGGCAGGGTACCCTCCAGTTCCTGCAGCAAATTTAATATATGGTCACTAACCACCGTTGTATTTACCCCTTCCAACGATGCAAGCAGTAGCCGCTGCTCTTCGATTACTTCATCTTCATCCAGTGGCGTAAAATCGCCCTTTTGCATCATCTCGTGCAGCGGCGTATTTTTAATCACCGACAGTGTTCTAAAGCGCATATAATCCGGGTTCCCCTGGTTAATCACGGCAGCGGTTCCCAGAGCATGTTCCCGGGAGTACTCCCTGCCCCCCAAGCCCGGCATAATGTACCAGCATAGGGATATACCCGCAGCCCTAATCTTTTGACCCGCTTCAATTAATTGTTTGGCAGTAGTACCCTTTTGAATCATTTTCAATACTATATCTGATCCCGATTCCATACCCATGTGTATCCTTGCCAGACCGGCCTCTCTCAGCTCAAGCAATTCATCTGTACTCTTTCTGGACGCCGTATCAGCTCTAGCATAGGTAGTTAACCTTTCCACC from Desulfoscipio gibsoniae DSM 7213 encodes:
- the larA gene encoding nickel-dependent lactate racemase, which translates into the protein MKFNMKYGRGDLCLELPDDHVRAVVKPCFPLVSDPGSLIEAALRNPIASPGLAGVIKNKRPERVVIVVNDHTRPTPYHYLLPPLLKDLTEAGVDQSTVTFLVATGAHRSNTNDEHNDSLGAAVQGYKVINHDCRGKLARLGMLSNGCMLEVNPLVAGADLVILTGLVAPHELAGFSGGRKSILPGVAGIEAVTANHALLSAGGIGAGKLDGNPVHRIMMEALKAVRPDFIINVVADSEQRPVHVVAGDPEKAWMAGVELCRKAVKVGGEKLSKIGLASAGGHPRDINLYQSIKSMRNASKLISSGGTLVICAECPQGVGHRVLENWANDAKTPRDMTDRLKKGFVLGGHKAHLLAELVERISVILISSMPGHLVRKFFMTPAVDFNDALMQVIHKYGDNYQAIVMPEAALIMPEN
- a CDS encoding FeoA family protein, producing the protein MMTLDKVRRGDMIKIVSIGSAGIKENALRMGINEGAVLTCAEVIPAGPVVLGKHRQEIAIGRNLARSINVELLARVGEARSVNSKLSGEPC
- a CDS encoding radical SAM protein yields the protein MVHIEQGPIRPPSEASSLLIRVTRNCPWNRCAFCKTYKGKQFSRRSVEEIKRDIDTLATVTEQVKQISWDKGWSGRVNGQVVSEAGSRYGHLHYHVAQWLYYGGKNVFLQDANSLILKTTELVHIIQYVRNTLPSVERLTTYARADTASRKSTDELLELREAGLARIHMGMESGSDIVLKMIQKGTTAKQLIEAGQKIRAAGISLCWYIMPGLGGREYSREHALGTAAVINQGNPDYMRFRTLSVIKNTPLHEMMQKGDFTPLDEDEVIEEQRLLLASLEGVNTTVVSDHILNLLQELEGTLPADRDKMLGIIDRYLNMTLKEKANFQLGRRAGIYATMNDMQDQNRYLYVEKLLSNIESPEQLKIALARMRRQFV
- the feoB gene encoding ferrous iron transport protein B; this encodes MSNKINNDFGPGQRKIVLVGNPNSGKSVLFHRLTGQYVDVSNFPGTTMEFCCSKWGQDFLVDTPGVYGLSYNTPEESLVRDAVLTADMVINVVDAVHIDRDLFLTCQIADMGVPMLVVLNMADELLSRGLELNPAVLEDRLGVPVIPTVATTGEGIDLLKERMSHARPGQESHLVKKLLPQYSGLPRGEALMVLEGDPEVAARNNMAPGGEKGNIYADRRRRANDITSTALREKTADVAFATRLGHWLIRPATGIPALLLALWLFYELVGVFFAQTVVGYTEGVFMNGYYEPWIRSLLVRVIDLQSPLGVMLAGQFGLLTMAITYVLGLLFPLVLGFYLVLSTLEDSGYMSRIAILMDRVMGCLGLNGQAVVPMVLGFGCVTMALITTRLLTSERERRIATFLLALTVPCSAQLAFVAAILGSLGPGYMLLYGLIIFSLMAGVGTVLNRFMPGGSVPLLLDLPPMRVPRIDNVLLKSWTRTVSFIKEAFPVFLGGAFLLSLLSITGLIDKIQKLMEPLTMGWLYLPNETASAFIMGFIRRDFGTAGIMEITMDPLQTFVALVTLTMFVPCIASTLVIFKERGWREGTVIWLMITVLAFVGGGLLSRLFNFTHDLNPAMTLPLTALVMVAALFIVVTISRRRQTIG